Part of the Tamandua tetradactyla isolate mTamTet1 chromosome 11, mTamTet1.pri, whole genome shotgun sequence genome, GTGTGGGATTAGCAGCGTGCATCGGGGGGCAGAGTAGACCCGCCTGGGTGGTGGTGCATTCTCCAGCCTCACCACGATATTATCTAAAGAAATACCAGAAACACAGAGGGGAAGGGGCCAGGTGCTGAAGGCACATGCCCCCCACCAGCAGCCCTACTGCTGCCAGGTGAAGCCTCCATCCTCAGGCCTGGCGCGTTCATTTCTCTCCGTTTCTGCAGAAGGACGATTCAATGCTGACTCTACCCGGCGAGGAACTTTTCAGCCCAAGGCTCTCCGGGACCCCACAGCTGCCAACCCCGCCATCCTCAGGCAGGACCCTGAGTGACTCTGGCTCCaggaccccctccccacccactcgTGACCCGGGCAGCTTGGCCTCTGACCCAGGCACCCGCTCCAGATCACCTTCCACAAGGGGCCGCACCCCGCCGGGCTCCTCCCCCGGATGGAGCGAGGCTGTGCCCTCAGGTGCAGAGGCTTCAGAAGCTGCCAGCGACAGCCTTGAGGGTAACCCCTGGACTCCAGCAGGGTCTCTAACTCAGGATGTGCAGGGGCATCCTGGGACAGGTTGGGGGGCTGGGGCCCGCCTCCCGGGACAGGCTGGGGGGCCGGTGTCACTGGGGTCCTGGGCTCGGTGGCCTCGGGTCATCCCCTCAGGGACCCATGGTCGCCCCATCCACACTCGTCTGCTCCCCCTCCTTCCCTGGTGGAGGGGGCAGGCAGATTTTGTCTGTCTTTGAAACCTCTGTCCAGTAACCTGAGCAGTTAAGGAGCAAAAGCctggaaaaaatgtatttatccACCTGGAGCCCCACAGCCAAAAGGCAGCTCAGCGTTTCCTTCTGTGAAAGGGAAACGCACCTCCTTTgtagaggcagggaaggagaccCAAGCCCTGAATCACCGGAAAGCATTCTGTGCTTTCAACATCATGACTGCTGTGTTGGTTTaaaagggaaggagaaggtaatgGGATTGGCTTTGCAGGCAGCAGTGGGCCCCTCAGGGATGCCATTTAACCAAGTCACAACTAGATAATCAGGCCCCAGACGCCCCCGCAGGCCTGGGCTGCACTCGGGTGTAGTGTCAGGGGCGCAGGACACATACACAGGTCCCCTGCCCTCCAGGGGCTGGACAGACGACGAGAGACTAGTTTCCAGGCACCGAGAGGCCCACTAGCAGTCTCCCAGATCCTGAGACAGGCACGGCCAGGGGGCGTCCTGGGCGCCGGGGTGGAGAGAGCCCCGGAGCTGCTCCGTGCCCGCCATCGCCCGAGCTGCCGGCACCACCTGGCCTGGCTCAGACCTGCCCGGGAGTGGCACGTTGGGCCCTGGGCCCGTGAGGGGCAGCCTGGTCGGTGCCACTCAGTCCCTCCTTGTGTTCCCAGGACCCTGGCGCCCCCTGTTGCCTCCCACCCTCCTCTGCCTGCCCTGCTGCCCATTTGGCAAATACAAGTTTTATCAGCACGCAGCCACGTCCACTGACCGTCATAGGCCCAAGATCGTGCAGGCGCAAAACCAAAAATATCTGCACCTGGTCCTTGTCAGGCTTGCCCTGGCCCAGATGAGCCCCCAGGCGGGCTTACTGAGGACAGGGCCTGCATTTGCGCTTCTGCTTTAACTCACCAACGGAGCCCAGCGCGTGCGATGCCAGGGCCCCTTGGGGAGTAAGTCTGTGTGAGTGCCATGCTGAGTTTCTGTTTACAGATTTCAGAATAAACATCTTCTCCCTTGATGACTTGCCTCCAGCTGCCAGTGAGAGCCCAGACCTGGAGCAGCAGGTGGGTCCCGCCGGCTGTCACATGTAGGCCGTGGCCTGGAGACATGGCCCCTGCGGCACCTCAGTCACCTCTGCCGCCAGGGGACACGCCACCATGTTGGGTGGACACCTGTGTGCCCTGATGGGGGTGGCCAGGGTGCCCCTGCATCAGAGAAGGAAGTGGCCCCGATGTACATGATGACGCCCCCGAGagggcccacccccaccccgccggGTGCATTGCCCCAGCACTCACCTTGGGGACGTCTCCCACAGGCCACCCACGCGGGTTGGGCCAGGACTGTCATCCGCCATCCTTAGCCGCAAACCCGAGAGCCAGACTGGTGTGCGCTGCGTGCGGAAGGCGCGGGCGTGCTCACAGTGTGTTCTCAGCACATCTTCTGCATGTTTTCCGCATGTTTTCCCCATTCTCTGTGCTGTTCTTGGTTTCAGGAAGAAAGCGCCCAGCGGGGGAAGCCGTCACCCCCAGGCTCTCGGGCAGAAGCACCTGCCAGGCCAGGGGCACCAGGTCGGGCCCAGGCGAGGAGCATGGCGGTCGCTGCAAAGGCCACCTCAGCCGGCCAAGGGGGCCCTCCCACAAAGAGCGAGGTCTCGGAGCTCCTGAGCGGGGAGAGCGCGGCCAGCAGGACGTCAGCCTCTGGGGACTCCGCGGCGAGCACTGTGAGCTCAGAGCAGTCTGAAGACTTCGAAGGGTCACCGAGTCCGACGACATCCGAGCCAGCGGGCTGTTGCCAGGCGCCTCCTGCCAGAAGCCTGGGAGCCTCGTCTGAACTCACTTCAAGCCTGGAAAGGGACGCCCCCCGACTTCCGCCCCAGCCTGACAGGAGGTGGGCTCAGGAAGTCATCAGGGTGATTGTGAAGGAGAAGGCCGTGCAGACCCCTGAGCCTGCCTTCTGCTCCCAGTGGACAAGAGGTAAGCACGGCCTTGGCCCACCTGGCCTTCGGGACCCCCAGAGAGAGCCCTGGAGGCCGGGCCCATGTTCATAACCAGCTGGGCGTCCTCTCCACAGAGGGAGGTGGCTGCCCGGGCAAGCCCCATGTCCTCTGAGCTCTGCCACGCTTGGAGAGGCTTCAGAGTAGAAGACGAGGGCAGCAGTTCTCACCCGGGGGTGCTGCAGCCCCCAGGGGATAGCAGGCATATCTGGAGACAACTTTGGTTGTCGTAACCCGGGGGAGGAGGGGCGCCAGGGGGAAAGCCCGGCCCCAGACAGTGCCCGGGAGGCCCCTGCCACAGGGGACAGTCCTGTCCTGAAGGTCAGCCATGCCCACGCCACATGTGGGCCAAGTGGCTTGTCTAGCTGGGGACGGCACTGAGCAGGACACCAGCCAAGTGGTGTGCATCCAGAGCCCAGGAACCTTCCGGACTGCCCGACCCTCCCCACTGTCCTCCGCGCTGCCTGAGGCTCTCAGAGCTGCCTCTCCGATGCCATCGGTCGTCAGCACACCGGATCCTTCTGTGGACTCGGAGTGCAAAGCCCTGCAGGCCTGCTGCTCCTGGGCCTGGAATAAAGCGAGAGGACCTGGGGAAGCAGAGAGCACAGAGGAGCTACCGGAAAGCCATGCGAGGGTAGCGCAAGTGGTTCCCACTTCCATGGGGTGCTCAAATCCAGGCACTCATTGTAGACGGGGCAGGCTCGTGGACTGCGGAAGAGGATATCATTTTCATTGGATTATTTGGAGCAAATAAACCGTTGTGCTATTGGGGACCTGGCCTCAGGGCAGGGTGAGGCACTTCCTGTTGGATCTGTCTCTCACAGTGACAGCTGGTTGGATTCGGGACATCACATCGCTAGGAAGTGCTAAAATGTATGAAACCAGGCCCTGTGACTCAGGAGCCCTGCTCCCCTTCCCACGGCCTCAGGCGGCCTTTCCAGTAATGTGGGGTTTGCCAGCCAGAGcacgccttttttttttttttttttttttttaactgaaggtTTTATAAAGacaggaaattcagatgcagtcaacagaaaccagaaaccagaagaagccagaagtgagAGAAGCCCCAGGAAGAGATTAAAGACACTGCCATGGGATGGAGGACTGCTTTCACCAGAACTCCACCCGCAGATCACGCCTTTTGATCCATATCTTTTGCAACTTCAAGAGAAGCTTTCCTGAAACTCTGTGACCCGTTGTCCTATGCTCAGCCTGGCAGCGTGAGGAGAGAGCGGCAGCCCCAGCAGAGCCCTGTGGGGCCCAGGGGGCCAAGGATGAGCcggagggagaagggaaggccAAGGGCGGGCCAGCCCGGTTACACGAGGCTCCGCCTCCTGCTTGTAGCCGTCTCCAGCCTGCAGGGACCCCAACAGCTGTTTTAGCCAGTTCTACCTGCTTGGGTGGGGGTGTTGGGGGATGAAGCCAAGGACAGCTGGGAGCAGGGCGGGTGCAGCTGGCTTTTTATTAAGCCATGAGTATTTATCGTTTCACAGTATCAAGAGTCACATATTTGTTAGGGGCTCATCTGGGTGTTTTCAGCTCAGGGGCTCCGTCCCAGTTTGGCTCCCTTGGTGGGGGGTTCTCCGTGCCCTACGTGGCCTGCTCCCAGTGCCACATGCCAGccctcccaccccaagtgcagcttGCAGCTAAGGGAGGCCCCACCTTTTGCGGCCACACCACAGTAAAGCTGGGACGAGTCTTACGGCAACCACACGGGTCAAGGGAAGCATGGCCGGGCCCGTCTTACAGTACTTACACGGGGGGTTAGGGCGGCGAGGCCGGGGCGTAGCACCCACACGGGTCCAGAGCAGAGCTTAAACACAAAGCCATCCCTGCTCCTGGCTGAGTGATGGGCACAGACAGTGACGCCGGATGTGTGTCCCCCTTGtcccctctcccaccctccctgccccccaccctacGCAGCTTTGAGAAAAAAGCGAGAATAGGGCCTTGGGGTTCCGAGGGCAGAAGGACGGGGCCCTCCGCTCTCAGGGCCGCACTCCGCTGCCCTCTGCCTGCACCCTGCCCACTGACCCCACCCTCTCTATCCCCATGACAGCAGCCGGCCCGGCGGCCCTAAACCCTGCCCCGGAAGGTACCTACGCGGACCCCACGCCCGTCACCAGCCATGTCGTCAGCGCAGACGCCATTGAAGGTAATGGCCCGGCGCAGGGGCCCGGCCTGGGGGGGCCCTGGCATTTCAGCTGCACATTCCTGTGCTTCTCGGCAGCACGGCACCCCCTGAGCGTGGGGCCGAGGGACCATGGGTGGGAGGTGATAGCCTAGTGTCTCGGAATCCCACATGACAGCGGTATTGTCTGGAAGCTTCCGCATTTCTCTCATGGAAGCAGTCCCAGCATCAGACCAGACAGGAAGCTCCACACCCCACGAGGCGCCCTCTCTGCCCGGCCACCTGGGTCCGTGGTTTTGCCCCTGTGGGTGCGTGGCCAGCATTTAGCACTGGCCACAAGCCAGCGGCCATGGCCCTGTCCTGCTGTGGCCAAGGGAGTCAGGGGGTGCGGGCAGCACCCAACCTTGCAGCAGGGAGTCCTGAAAGCCCCCTCAAGAGTGTTGACTGCCAAGTGCCCGTGGGCCATGGAAGGCAGGTGACACACAAGGAAGGGTCCGTCTAGAACCTACTATATTATGCCCTCGGAATTTTCTCAACAAGGTTTCTTTTAATCATGCAGCTGTTAAAACTGTTGTAACAGGTGAAatgcttttatctattttgttcacCTCCATGTCACTTTGGAGGTTTTCTCTACTGTTCGTGACGGACACCGGTCACGGTCACACAGCTTTCGTTGCCAATTTATCAGGCCTCTGTCTCTGCAGGGCAGTGAGGCCCTTAGTCCTCTTTCCAACTGGAGTGGGAGCAAATTCATGCACCGCTCCGCAGAGAGCAGGCGCTTTACTGCAGCTGGAGACAGGCAGGGACAGACGAGGCTTTTTGACTCCGGGAAAGTACCAGGGCTTTCTGGAAACACGGTCATCCTGGCTCTGCCGTTGTCCCTGGTGTGAGGTGGACACGCTGCGTGTGGGGGCCACGGGGTCAGGGGCGAGGCCGGGTGGGGGCGCCGGAGTGACACGGTGGCCCCGCAGCGCTGACCACCTACAGCCCGGCCGCCTTCGCCCTCCACGACCTGCTGAGGCAGCAGCTGAGCCTGACGCGGCAGTTCCTGGAGGCCAGTCGGCAGCTGCACGGCTCCGTCCTGCGGGCCCTGGACGAGGACAGCTTCCACTACCACAGCCTGGAGGAGGCCAAAGAGGTGACGCGGCGCGGGGGGGCAGGGGGCCCGCCGGCCCAAGCTCGGACCTCCACAAGGGGGCCTGTCCCTGCCCTGCACGGACAGACCCTGGCCAGCGAGGCCCCAGGGAAGCTTTGCCCACCCTCCTGGCCCCCCATGAGAAGCCCACATGCGTCCTGCCCACGGAGCTGCCGGACACAGGCCTCTGCGGCCACTCGCTGGGCCCCTTTCAGGCCGGCCCATGCCAGGCGCGGGCATGGCGGGGGCTGTCTCACCTGCAAGCAggccctccctcccctgccccgcTGCGCACCGTGCTCCTTCCTCGCTTCGCCTGCACGTCTGTGGCAGCATTTCTGAGTGACAGGGACGTTAGGACTCAGTAGCCCCTCACGGTCCAAGCACCCGAACCGGACAGCTTCGCTCGACAGCATGGAGCCCGGGCGCCGGCTCTGTGCTCGCCTCCCAGCTGGGACGGCCCTGTGGCCCCCTCATCGGGAGCCCTGGTTCTCAAGGCTGAGGGGTGTCCTGTGTCCCTGTGTCCCAGCACTGCAGAGTCTGACCCAGCGGGACGGGCCGCCCTGCAGGAACCTTCTGGCACCTACACCCCTTGCAGTGCATTTGCAGGAGCCCACGAGAGCCTGCCCCGGTGCCCCACCTGCGCCGgtgccccaccccctctctggaCCATGCTGACTGCACCCCCTGGGACTCTCCTGTAGGCTCCCTGGCTGGGCCCATGGTGCTGAGCCCACGGTCTGCCCCAGCCCATGGCCCTCGCTCAGGTTCCCTCCTTCCTCCGACTTGGACCTCCGCTCCCCAGCCCCTGCACCCGCTCCGCCCAGCACCCGCCTCCCGGCACCATCAGCCACGCACAGAGCCTGCTAGGGATGGGTACTGCCCTGGGTCCTTCCCCCGCCCCAGCGCTGCCCATGTGCTCTGTCCTGCAGTTCATCAGGCACCACAGGCCGGCCCCGCTGACGCTGGAGGACGCCCTGGAGCAGGTGCGGGAGGAGCCCTGAGGGCCACGAGGTGAGGCCCCAGCACCAGCCCACCCGGCCGCTTGCTTCTGGGGACAGGGCTGGGCTACAGCAGCCCAGGAGCAGCCTCACTTTTCTTGTGGACTGACCCATGAACTCAGCCCTGTTTCCTTACCCACAAGGCAGGGGCCACCCCCAGGCCTAGGCAGCCAGGGCCTGGGTGGACACCCTGTCTCCACTCCCAGCAGGCCAAGCTCCACTAAGGTGCTCTACCCAAGTCAGCACAAGTTGGCCCATttactgatggggaaactgaggcccagagcatCACTGAGCTGGGAACCCCCTGGCGAGATACTGGGGACAAGCTCTGAGCCCAAGCCCCTAGCTCAGTCTGCGGGCCTCACCTCTGTCCCAGCCTGTGCACGTGGCTGATGGAAACTCCCAGGAGTGAGTTCTTGGAAAAAAGTCTTTATTCGAAGGCAAAACAGTTAAATCCACAAGAAACAGTTACAGCACGTGTTGACGTATCTTGAATCAGACACATTTGAACAATTCACAGCTACAGGAAATCCAGAACAAAACCAAATCTATTTTACTACACTGGGCTGAAAAGTTGGAGAAGGTTTTGCATCTCGTTGAAAAGAACTTTCAAATATGTTCCTGTACAAACACAGCACCGCACCAGCTGCCGGCGAGGCCCAGCACAGCCGACCCTGCAGGCGGCTTCCGCAGGGGCAGCTCTCCCCATGCAGCCTGAGATGGGTCCTGGCACCAGGGGCTAGAGTGCAGCCTCCTCCGAGGGGGGACCGGGCAGAGGCACTAAGGATGGGGCGTCTCGGAGGGCCTCCCTCTTCCACCTGCAGCTGCTGAGACCTGCTTCCCATGGCGGGTTCTTCCTACACAGCAAGTGGCTGACAACTGAGAAATACCAACGTGTGCAACGAAAAGAATGGAACTAAGGGCCAGTGTGTGTTACAGGAGCTGAATTTCAAATGATCTCACGGGGGATGGTTTTAGCTTGACAGCAGTCTTCTAAAACTAAACCATGTGGGGTGAAAACGAAAGCCCTGTTTAACTTCGCAAATCaaaaaaggttttgtttttccatttctaggGAATGAGCAGCGACAAGGCCCGACGTCTGTTCTCTTCACCAGCTGCTCAGCCGAGTGGGCAGAGGCCCACCTCTCCTGGTCTCCTCCGGGCCGGCCCCTCCTGGTTTAAAAGGCTCAGGTGCAACTCAGGGAAGATGCCAAACAGCCCTTCCTTCTGATGCCACGTGTCCTTCTCTGGGGACAGAGGGCCTAGCACACCTGGCTTCACTGCGAAGGAGAGCAGGGGCATGGGGTCGCGTGGCTGGCTACACGAGCAGCTGGTCTGTGGGCAAAGCCTGGGCCTTCCACTAGACTGAGCGAGGCACAGGCCAGCATCCGTCTCTTCCGGCGGTGCCCTGAAGGAGAGGACTGGTGCACGTGAGCTGTGAGGATGAGCTGGGGCTCTCCCACCACCGGGCCGGAAGGTCTAGCAGCCAGCAGCCCGCGTGGCTCCCGGCGCCTACTTGCACTCGTCCCTGGCCTTCATGCGGGCGATGAAGGAGTAGCTCTTGTTCCGGCGGTAGTTCTCATAGGGGTCATCCAAGGCCACGCCCACACCCTTGTACTGGTCCCACTTGTCCCGCACGTCCCCCCCCTTGATGGGGTCCTGGATCCCTTGCTCTTTCACACCAAGGCCGCCAGACCCGCTCCATCCTTGAGGAGAGAGACGGGACGCTCGTCACAACCCACAGAGACACCGCCATGGCCTGCACCTGCCCTGACGCAGCTGGCTGTGCCACTTGGGGGACACCTCAGGTGATGTCCTGAACATGCACACATGTGGCCGCGCCAGCACGGCCGGCGGAGACTCAAGGCTCAGCGCCTCTGAGACTCAGCAGCGATCAACCGAGCAGCAGGCCCGCGGGGAGAGCGCCAGCCACCCTTCCCAGGGACACCACCATGGTCCCCGGAGCCTTACCCATTTTCACCAGCATCTGATGTCCCTTGTTTTCCTCTCCGAGTCTTGAATCTGGGATGGGTGGAGCTGAATTAGAACCCAGACCAGCCGAGGAACTAAAATTAAGACAGGTTacgtttttttaaaagttaactgaCACATTTATTGGAAAATCATCAGAAGGTTCCAGCGGGCAGCGTGTGTTGTTCGGCGGTCTGGGATGGACACACAGGCCTCCCACGTCTCTCCCGTCCTCCAGCAGCCAGATGAGGGAGGGCCCTGAGGGCGGAGGGCAAGGGGCAAGGGGCATTTACCCCCAGAGTGGCTGGGTCACACGGGGTTCTCCACCACCTGGGGCGTcacaggaggcagggagggggcgCCTGTCACGGGCTAAGGCCAGTGGCCAGGGGTGCCGCTGACACATGTCTTCTAAGTGTCCCCACGGGCGGCCAGGGGCCAGGACAGAGGCTTACGGCGGGCTGGGGCTCCGTGACCGCGACCGGCGTCTCCTCCCTGGGGAGTAGGACTTGGAGCGGGAGCGGGAGCGAGAGCGGCTACGCGAGGAGCGGGACGGGCTGCGGCTCCTGCAGGGAGAGGGCGGTCAGTGTGAGCCCAGGCTCAGGTGACGGCGGCAGAGGGCTGGCCGGCCTGGGTGGGGCTCCCTACCTGGAGCGGGAGCGGGAGTAGGAGCGCGAGCAGGAGCGGGAGCGGGAGCGCGAGTAGGAGCCGGACGACTTGGAGGACCTGGAGTTGGAGCGGGAGGAGGAGCGCCCCCGGCTCTTGGACCTGCTCCGTGACCGCGAGGGGCCGCTGTGGGGAGACGGGGCGTGAGTCGGGGGACAGCCCGCCCGCCCCCTGGGCCCACCCGCAGCCTGGTCCACCCTCACCTGCTCCTCTTCTCGGGGCCCTTCCTCCGTCGGGCCCGCATCTTGGCTCGGAAGAACTCATAGAGGCCATTCTGCTCCCAGCCCTCGCTGCAAGACAGCCCAGGCTCCGTGAGCAGCCCTTCGCGGCCGTGCACAGGGCATCGGGGGCTGCAGGCCACGGGGAGTGACacctgccctgccccctctgcacacAGCCTCTGGCTGGGGCTGAAAAGCCCGACCTGACCCGAGCTGCTCGTGCTCTGCTGTGTCTCAGCTCAATGGGCCCCACAGCTGGCTCCAGCTCCGCGCTGACGCCCTGCCTGGGGCTGCTGGGCGGAGGGGCCTCCAGACTCAGGAACTACCCACGTGCCCGCCAAGGCTCCCAAGCCTGACACGAAGGCGGGTGCCAGCCCCCCCTCCCCGGCAGGCTGCCGAGGAAGCCGGTCCCTCCCTCATGGCCCAAACCCACCTGTTGCGGGGCCTGTCGTGGGACGGAGGGCTGTAGAATGCTTCCACGGCAGCCAGAAGCCTCTCGCTGGGTGGCATGGGGGGCGGGAGGCGGATGTCCTTGGGGTCCAGTGGCTTGTACTCGTGGTCCTCCAGCTGGAGAGGACACAGCTGTTACCCACAGCCCACTGATGCTCAGGCTCAGCCAGGGTGACAGCCGCCTGCAGTGTCCAGGTCCTCACGCCCCCCTTCCTGAGAAGTCCACCCTCCTCCGGGCAGTGGGTGGTCCCAAAGCCCCTTTAAAAAATGAGGCTGGGGGCGCAGCCTCTGCCTGGGGCAACCTGAGCCCATGGCAGCACCGAGGAGCCCCGACACCCGTCCTCACCTCCCCATAGGCTTCCTCCCCATCCCGAGCCAGCGGTGGCAGTTGCACCCATCCACCCAGGACCTTTCACCTGGCCCTGCCAGACCCTTCAGCCATCAGGCAGCGGCAGCCCCACTGATAAGGCCAGCAGAGCCCCCAGCTGCTGTGCTGCCTGCCCCCAGCCATCTCACCCTCTCCTCTGACGCTGACCTTCCCTGTGTCCCTTGGGGCTAGGTCAGAGCCCCCTCCTTTTCTGAACAAACTTTCCGTCACCAGACCCTAGAAAGGACTCTGAGAGCCAGGATAGAGGGTCACTGAGCATCAAGTACCCGAGGCCCGGCCGGACAGCTCTAGATTCCAACCTGGCTTCCAGGCTCACTTGGTGGGCCCAGGCCTACCCTGGCACTGCAGGGTCACAGGGCCGGGTCTCTTCACTCAGCACAGGGACAGGGTCACATGAACCCTGGCAGTGACTCACCAGCAGGACCCCGATTGTGTGGGAGGGGGACAGGCTGAGGAAATGGGCCCCCCTTGGCTTTCCCAGGGTGCGGGAAGTGCCGTGGAGCACCCCATTACCTTCACGAGGGGCGCCATGAGCCCTGCAGGCAGGTCAAAATAGGGCACGTTGGGGACCAGACTGGGATCGTCATGGTTGATGTGGGGGGGGCCTTGCCGCCGCATGTGGGGGGGCTGCCCGTTGAAGCCGTGGGGGGGAGGGCCGAAGTCGGGGTGCTGGGGCCCACCCCAAGGCGGGTGCTCGTTGATTCCAGGGTGCGGCATGCGGTGGCCGGGGTGGTGGTGTGGGGGCCCCATCTCTGCAAGATGGACACAGGGCTCAGCCGGGCGCCACGAGGGGTGCACAGCCACACCCACCACCCGCCATCCCACCACCACAGCGCGCCCTGTCCCAGGTGACAGGAGACACTGGCTGACTTTAGAACGAAAACTGTGGCCGAGGATAGACTAAAAGGACAAGCCTGCTCCTGTCCCAGTGGGTGCGTAGGCCAGGTGTCTTGGCTGGAAGATGGGGGAGACCAGGCCCCACTCTGGGGGGAGGGAAGATGCATGTGCAAGCAGGGTTGGTGGAGGGGCCCTCACCGGCAGGGAAGTCCCCCTGGGGGTAGTCGAAGCGGTGGGGGTAGGGTGGCCGCTCGAAGGGGTGGCGCGGGGGGAAGTCATCCTGCATGAAGCGGGGCGGGAAGCGGTTGAAGTTGTGGGGATGTGGCGGCTGGTTGAACTGCGGGTGCTGCTGGTGGGGCGGGAAGGGCCCGCGGAAGTGGGGGGGGCCGTTGCATGCGGAAGGGCGGCTCGCGCTGGCCCCCGCCCCAGGGCGGCTGCTCGTGCTGGCTGTTCCAGGGGCCCTCGAACTGGCTGTTCCAGTTGGGATCGGGCTGGCTGCTCCAGGGGGCATCACGCTGCCCGTTCCAGCCGGGGTCCCCACGCTGCTCGCTCCACATGCCCTCATGGCTGTTGTTCCAGGGCGGGCAGTGGGGCGGCCCCCCCTGGTGGTGCGGGTAGGGGGGCTGCTCAGGAGGCTGCAAAGCAAAGGGCAGGCATGAACCCCAGAGGGCCAGAGCACAGCGCCCTCAGCCTGCCACCCCCACCTGCCACCCTGTGCCTGCCCAGTCCCTAGCCCTTACCTCCAGGGCCCAACAATCAGCCAGCTGGAGCAGCACATcagggcccccaccccagccc contains:
- the C11H19orf44 gene encoding uncharacterized protein C19orf44 homolog isoform X1 — its product is MDGQRGQRTAPARKTSRPRHDLFSDNSDFSDVSFQDSKMEEMRNLGISRHLLSATPSPSRFPKRSQMRAGKHVLPEESPVLGSRPWLSSGAPPTPASRARADAALTRLAQIETRILSRRARAGLPPSEVGAGANDDSLPEEAEETPPRGTAAVPPRNTGSAPQKHARELPAPASRGRYGAGSRFLKKKELPAVNIPTAVQLGKGRSFPAPKEKEPTRTFDSPDSDGEEMKVLLGSLTESSREKENQGFTSTKVSKRKRTKRFSKDDSMLTLPGEELFSPRLSGTPQLPTPPSSGRTLSDSGSRTPSPPTRDPGSLASDPGTRSRSPSTRGRTPPGSSPGWSEAVPSGAEASEAASDSLEDFRINIFSLDDLPPAASESPDLEQQEESAQRGKPSPPGSRAEAPARPGAPGRAQARSMAVAAKATSAGQGGPPTKSEVSELLSGESAASRTSASGDSAASTVSSEQSEDFEGSPSPTTSEPAGCCQAPPARSLGASSELTSSLERDAPRLPPQPDRRWAQEVIRVIVKEKAVQTPEPAFCSQWTRAAGPAALNPAPEGTYADPTPVTSHVVSADAIEALTTYSPAAFALHDLLRQQLSLTRQFLEASRQLHGSVLRALDEDSFHYHSLEEAKEFIRHHRPAPLTLEDALEQVREEP
- the C11H19orf44 gene encoding uncharacterized protein C19orf44 homolog isoform X5 gives rise to the protein MDGQRGQRTAPARKTSRPRHDLFSDNSDFSDVSFQDSKMEEMRNLGISRHLLSATPSPSRFPKRSQMRAGKHVLPEESPVLGSRPWLSSGAPPTPASRARADAALTRLAQIETRILSRRARAGLPPSEVGAGANDDSLPEEAEETPPRGTAAVPPRNTGSAPQKHARELPAPASRGSDGEEMKVLLGSLTESSREKENQGFTSTKVSKRKRTKRFSKDDSMLTLPGEELFSPRLSGTPQLPTPPSSGRTLSDSGSRTPSPPTRDPGSLASDPGTRSRSPSTRGRTPPGSSPGWSEAVPSGAEASEAASDSLEDFRINIFSLDDLPPAASESPDLEQQEESAQRGKPSPPGSRAEAPARPGAPGRAQARSMAVAAKATSAGQGGPPTKSEVSELLSGESAASRTSASGDSAASTVSSEQSEDFEGSPSPTTSEPAGCCQAPPARSLGASSELTSSLERDAPRLPPQPDRRWAQEVIRVIVKEKAVQTPEPAFCSQWTRAAGPAALNPAPEGTYADPTPVTSHVVSADAIEALTTYSPAAFALHDLLRQQLSLTRQFLEASRQLHGSVLRALDEDSFHYHSLEEAKEFIRHHRPAPLTLEDALEQVREEP
- the C11H19orf44 gene encoding uncharacterized protein C19orf44 homolog isoform X3, translating into MDSEDRAPARKTSRPRHDLFSDNSDFSDVSFQDSKMEEMRNLGISRHLLSATPSPSRFPKRSQMRAGKHVLPEESPVLGSRPWLSSGAPPTPASRARADAALTRLAQIETRILSRRARAGLPPSEVGAGANDDSLPEEAEETPPRGTAAVPPRNTGSAPQKHARELPAPASRGRYGAGSRFLKKKELPAVNIPTAVQLGKGRSFPAPKEKEPTRTFDSPDSDGEEMKVLLGSLTESSREKENQGFTSTKVSKRKRTKRFSKDDSMLTLPGEELFSPRLSGTPQLPTPPSSGRTLSDSGSRTPSPPTRDPGSLASDPGTRSRSPSTRGRTPPGSSPGWSEAVPSGAEASEAASDSLEDFRINIFSLDDLPPAASESPDLEQQEESAQRGKPSPPGSRAEAPARPGAPGRAQARSMAVAAKATSAGQGGPPTKSEVSELLSGESAASRTSASGDSAASTVSSEQSEDFEGSPSPTTSEPAGCCQAPPARSLGASSELTSSLERDAPRLPPQPDRRWAQEVIRVIVKEKAVQTPEPAFCSQWTRAAGPAALNPAPEGTYADPTPVTSHVVSADAIEALTTYSPAAFALHDLLRQQLSLTRQFLEASRQLHGSVLRALDEDSFHYHSLEEAKEFIRHHRPAPLTLEDALEQVREEP
- the C11H19orf44 gene encoding uncharacterized protein C19orf44 homolog isoform X4, which codes for MDGQRGQRTAPARKTSRPRHDLFSDNSDFSDVSFQDSKMEEMRNLGISRHLLSATPSPSRFPKRSQMRAGKHVLPEESPVLGSRPWLSSGAPPTPASRARADAALTRLAQIETRILSRRARAGLPPSEVGAGANDDSLPEEAEETPPRGTAAVPPRNTGSAPQKHARELPAPASRGRYGAGSRFLKKKELPAVNIPTAVQLGKGRSFPAPKEKEPTRTFDSPDSDGEEMKVLLGSLTESSREKENQGFTSTKVSKRKRTKRFSKDDSMLTLPGEELFSPRLSGTPQLPTPPSSGRTLSDSGSRTPSPPTRDPGSLASDPGTRSRSPSTRGRTPPGSSPGWSEAVPSDFRINIFSLDDLPPAASESPDLEQQEESAQRGKPSPPGSRAEAPARPGAPGRAQARSMAVAAKATSAGQGGPPTKSEVSELLSGESAASRTSASGDSAASTVSSEQSEDFEGSPSPTTSEPAGCCQAPPARSLGASSELTSSLERDAPRLPPQPDRRWAQEVIRVIVKEKAVQTPEPAFCSQWTRAAGPAALNPAPEGTYADPTPVTSHVVSADAIEALTTYSPAAFALHDLLRQQLSLTRQFLEASRQLHGSVLRALDEDSFHYHSLEEAKEFIRHHRPAPLTLEDALEQVREEP
- the C11H19orf44 gene encoding uncharacterized protein C19orf44 homolog isoform X8, with product MDGQRGQRTAPARKTSRPRHDLFSDNSDFSDVSFQDSKMEEMRNLGISRHLLSATPSPSRFPKRSQMRAGKHVLPEESPVLGSRPWLSSGAPPTPASRARADAALTRLAQIETRILSRRARAGLPPSEVGAGANDDSLPEEAEETPPRGTAAVPPRNTGSAPQKHARELPAPASRGRYGAGSRFLKKKELPAVNIPTAVQLGKGRSFPAPKEKEPTRTFDSPDSDGEEMKVLLGSLTESSREKENQGFTSTKVSKRKRTKRFSKDDSMLTLPGEELFSPRLSGTPQLPTPPSSGRTLSDSGSRTPSPPTRDPGSLASDPGTRSRSPSTRGRTPPGSSPGWSEAVPSGAEASEAASDSLEDFRINIFSLDDLPPAASESPDLEQQEESAQRGKPSPPGSRAEAPARPGAPGRAQARSMAVAAKATSAGQGGPPTKSEVSELLSGESAASRTSASGDSAASTVSSEQSEDFEGSPSPTTSEPAGCCQAPPARSLGASSELTSSLERDAPRLPPQPDRRWAQEVIRVIVKEKAVQTPEPAFCSQWTRAAGPAALNPAPEGTYADPTPVTSHVVSADAIEGQ